Genomic window ([Empedobacter] haloabium):
GCAGAATAGATCGATGCGGGCCGTGGCCCGCATCGGTTTTGCAGCACTACAGACGCCGTTATTGCGGGCCCTGGGCACGCATCAGTTTCTCCAGCATCGCGTATTCCTCTTCCGTCAGGTCGGTCAGCGGTGCGCGCACCGGACCGGCGTCGTAGCCGGCGATCTTCGCGCCCGCCTTGACGATCGACACCGCGTAGCCGGCCTTGCGGTTGCGGATGGCCAGGTACGGCAGGAAGAATTCGTCCAGCAGGCGGTTCTGCGTCTCGCGGTCGTCGGCGGCCACGGCGTGGTAGAAGTCCATGGCCAGCTTCGGCATGAAGTTGAATACCGCCGACGAGTATACCGGGGTACCGAGCGCCTTGTAGGCCGCGGCGTACACTTCCGCCGTCGGCAGGCCGCCCAGGTAGCTGAAGCGGTCGCCCATGCGGCGCCAGATCGAGACCATCAGTTCGATGTCGCCGATGCCGTCCTTGAAGCCGATCAGGTTCGGATTGCGCGCGGCCAGGATCTCCAGCGAGTCGGCCGTCAGGCGGCAGTTGCCGCGGTTGTAGACGACCACGCCGAAGTCCACCGACTTGCAGACCTCTTCCACATGGCGGATCAGGCCATCCTGGCTGGCTTCGGTCAGGTAGTGCGGCAGCAGCAGGATGCCTTGCGCGCCCACGCGTTCCGCTTCCTGCGCATAGGCGATGGCCGCGCGGGTCGGGCCGCCGGCACCGGCCAGGATCGGCACCTTGCCGCGGCAGGTGTCGACGGCGGTCTTGATGATGTCGGTGTATTCGTTCGGGGTCAGCGAGAAGAACTCACCCGTGCCGCCGGCCGCGAACAGGGCGGACGCGCCATACGGTGCCAGCCATTCCAGGCGCTTGGCGTAGGTGTCGGCGCGGAAGTCGCCGTTGGCGTCGAAGTCGGTCACCGGGAACGACAGCAGGCCATGGGACAGGACGGTTTGGAGTTCTTTGGGTTGCATGAGTCTACTCGCTTCTAGGTCAGGGGGATCGAGGATAAGGGTCATCGTTGTATGACATCGTACAACCTAAAACGGGCGGCTGCAAGCGTTTTGGTTGCCACCGGAATGATGGGGTCGGACCCGCCGGGTCCGACCCCAGCCTTTCGCTTGGGCTTCTACTTCGCGGCGGCTTCCCCACAAGAGACCTTGGCGGGGCAACTGTGCGCTGCCGCGCCCCGGGTCCACGCGGGCGCCCGGCAGGCGTTGGAGCAAAACAGCGCCGACGACGTTTGCGTTGGCACAGGGCGCCCTGGGGGCTCGTCCCAATAGGACCAAGTCAGCAGCCGGCCATTGTCATCCCGCGTCAAGCTGACTGCGCCGACGCGGGACCCGGGCACGGTGTAGCGGCCATAGTTGCGTGGATCGGGATGGTGCGGCGGCAGGATGGGCCATTGCTCGGCCTGCCAGATCTCCTGGAAGGCCGCGCTCGTGAGTTCCCAGTTGCCCTTGAATTCGACGCGCGCGCTGAGCTCGCGCGGCGCGTCGGGTGCCAACTTGATGACGACCTGGACAAGTGCTTCCTGGCCGCGATCGCCGGCACCCGGAATCCTCCCGGCAAATTTGTAGATGACTGCCGCGCCCGGTATTGCGTCGTGACTGCCGGCGCGGCAAACAAGGCCTTGAGCCGCTCCTCAATGGCGGCATCGTCTTCCAGCAAACATGACGAGCGCAATGCGGCCTTCAGGTTGACCAGATAATCCCGCTCCGTTTGCAACGACACGGCGCCAGGGCAGG
Coding sequences:
- the kdgD gene encoding 5-dehydro-4-deoxyglucarate dehydratase, with the translated sequence MQPKELQTVLSHGLLSFPVTDFDANGDFRADTYAKRLEWLAPYGASALFAAGGTGEFFSLTPNEYTDIIKTAVDTCRGKVPILAGAGGPTRAAIAYAQEAERVGAQGILLLPHYLTEASQDGLIRHVEEVCKSVDFGVVVYNRGNCRLTADSLEILAARNPNLIGFKDGIGDIELMVSIWRRMGDRFSYLGGLPTAEVYAAAYKALGTPVYSSAVFNFMPKLAMDFYHAVAADDRETQNRLLDEFFLPYLAIRNRKAGYAVSIVKAGAKIAGYDAGPVRAPLTDLTEEEYAMLEKLMRAQGPQ